DNA sequence from the Terriglobia bacterium genome:
TTGAGCGCAAATGGATGAACGGATCGTCCCGTATGCCGGAACAGAATCAGAACGAAGGCCCAGCTCAGCGCGCAGGCCAGAGAGAGAACTTCTCCGAAAACCATCGGGCAAGACTACCATTCCCTCAGTCCTTCCAAGACTACCATTCGACTCATTTCAGCCTTTGAGGTGAAACGATTCCGGCCGCCGGACCTCCGATTGTGTAGATGCCGGCATAGCGAAACAAAAGGCAAGAACAGGCTCTCGCCTTTAGATTCGGCGATCTTGCGGATTAGGCCAGCCGGCTCCCGGATGACGGTCATGCGATAAATTTCCGACCGTTGTCAATGTCTGACTTATTTCGCATACCATTGAACGATGATATGTCCTGCATGCGGTTTCGGTAGTATCGGCAAGGCAAGTATGGACTGGGCTGACCTGCCGTGGCTGCTGCTCCTTCATTCTCCGCGGCGCTGTCACCGGTGCCGGCTGAAATTCCGCGCTTGGTTCTGGAGGGTGTGATGCGATCTGGACAGCGGGTTACTGACGAAAATCCCGCGTTCCCACCGAGCGGAAGCTGCGATACAGCAGCAGGTCATAAACAATCTTCAAGCCGCCGCATACATAAAATGGTGCATTGAACATCGACGCGCTCAACAGCCTTCCCGCGATCGCCGGGGCGATCGAGCTTCCCGCCGAGCGCGCCACCGCCGTCACGCCGCCGGCGGCCGACCGCTCGTCCGGGTCCACCACTGCCATGGTGTACGACTGCCGCGTCGGCACATCCATTTGCGAAATGCTGAATCGGAGCAGCAGCATCGCGATCGCCAGCGGCAGCGTCGGCATCAGCGGCACGAGAATCAAGACCACATTCGACGGGATATGCGTAAACACCATCGTGTTGATCAGCCCGATGCGCTTTGCCAGCCGCGTTGCGGTCAGCGCCGAGATCCCCGCAAAGACGTTCCCGAAAAAGAAAATGCCGCCCAGGGCCGCCGGTTGAACGCCGAACCGGACATGAAACCAATACGCCACGATGCTTTGCAGAATGAACCCGCCCGCAAACGCATCCAGCGAGAACAAGGCCGCCAGCTTGAATACCACGTGCCCCGAACGGTGCAGACCGAATGCGCCAAAAACCCGCTGCCCTCTCCGTTGTGCCCGCGCCTCCGAAGCGCTCTTCGTCTCTGCCGGTGTTAGCTCGGCCGCTCTCGATAAACACGCGAACATCACCGACAGGACGGCGCCGATCCCCGCATACATCATTACAATCACACGGTAACTTTCGAGCGATGACATCCCCGCCGAGCGCAGCGTCTGCGCCAGCACGCCGCCGGTCAGCGCTCCTGCCGCCGTCGCAAACGATCCCGTCAGGTTGTACCAGGCGAAAACCTGAATCCGGCGCTCGGCCGAAACGATCTGCGACAGCGCCGCCTGTTCGATCGAGAGAAACGGCCCGACTTCATTCCCGCTCGGACTGATGACTCCGATCGTCGCCGCCGTCAGCAACAGAACGAAATTCGTGGTCGATGCAAACAGGATTCCGGCAAATACCATCAGCACGCCGCCCAGGATCAGCATCGTCTTCCGGCCTGTCCGGTCGGCAGTCGTCGTGATAGCCAGCGAGATCACGGTATCTCCGGCCAGCGTCAGCGTGAGCAACAGCCCGATGCGGTTCTCGTTGAGACCCACCTCCGCGAGATACAGCATGAGCACCACCGAGAGGAAACCGTACGCGAACAGCCGGAGAATGCGCGTCGCAAACAGAAGACGGACATCTCTGCCGTGGCGGATCGGCTGCGCCGTCAGGCCTTGTTCAGCATCCATGCAGAGAAGCTTGCAGAGTCTCGAAAGCCTTGTAAACCGTTAAGCTCCCGATAGAGAGCGCCGAGAGGCGGCAGAAAACTGACGTTGCGCAGGTTTTTCTGTCCTCAAACCTGAACAACCGCGGATGCCCAGCCTGCGGGGTCCTTGTCCGATTCAAACCAGCGGTGCAGGTCAATGACGATCGATGCGTCTTCCTTCCGGATTGCGAAGCGGTCGAGATTTCGCGTTGCCCGTCCAGCGGTGTAGGTTCCGTTCGGTTGATATTGAGAATCGTGTTTCGAACATTGGAAGCGTTTGTCTTTGGCGAGCCACTTCACGGCGGCGTGCTCGTGTGGACATGCGAGGGCGAAGGCATAAACGCTGTTTTGAAAGCGGATCAAAATCACCTGAGTCTGGCGATCGATATTGACGCTGTCGCTAGCCGGCAACGGAAACCGTTTCTCATTGGCGGGTCCGGCGCCTTTCGTTTCAGCAACAGGCAGCGCTGCCAGCGATGAGGGCAAACCGAGAGCGGCCACAGCGGTGACCAAACAGCCTCCGGCGCGGAGAAATTCACGGCGGTTTGATCCGCCGGAGCAGTTGTTGTTGGATTCCTGCATATCTAACCGATGTTCGGCAGCGCAGCGCCGGCCAGCGTGGTCAACATCCATAGCACGACGCTGACGGTGGACGTGATGGTCAGCGTTCTCCAGGCCTGAACGGTGCCGGACTCGGCCAACCGCTCCGCCCGAACGAGCAGAAGTCCGTTCGCCATCAGTACGCCGATCATTGCCATTTTTACCCAGAACAGGATCGAGTGTAGAAATGTTCCGGTATCGGCGGCAAATAAAAACAGCCCACTGACGATGACGGCCGAAAGGCTGATCAAAACGATTCGATGCGTGCCCCGGAGCATCCCCAATTGGTTCGTCCGCTCCGCTGAGCCACGACGCGCCGCCAGCAACGTCAGGCGGTCGGCCGAAATCGCGCAGCCGCCGCCAATCACCAGGCCTCCGATGTGCAAGAACCCGATAAGGGTGCGCATCATGGCGTGGTTCGAATAAAAAGAAGCCCAGGTGTCCAAAATGCCAGAAATCCAAACGGTCATTCATCTTCCTTTAAATAACATGATCAGGTAGCCCACAGTGCCGACACCGATAGACGCCACGGCGATGTCGCGGTGTAACGACTTATCTGACGGATTCGTGATGATTCCGTTTTTCATATGCGGCCCGGTTGCTTCCGTTGCGAGAAATCCGCCGTCCGCTGCCAGCATGAGAATACTGTGGATCACCCGGAGTTTGCGTCCGTCCGTGTCGTGCCGGCCTTCCCACAGATTCCAGCCTCCAGTCAGCGTATTCACCCCGAAAAGCCCGACAATCCCCGCGCCGACTACGACATGCGCCGTTTTTTTGGCTCCGGTTTCCGGGTTGTTGTAGAGCGATTGGCCTAAACCGAGTTCAGTTCCGAATAGAGGCAGCGTGGCCCAGCTGGCGTATTTGTGAATTTTCAATCTTACCTCATATCCGTTCGAATATGTGGTGGCCGTTGGATGAGCCGCTCCTGGCTGCTGCGCGGGAGCCGGAGCCTGGCCTGTATCGCCGGATGAATTCGACGCAGCCTCCGCCACCGGCAAGGCCGGGCCATTTTGCAGATCCGCGCCGTCCTGTGCCAACGCTGAAAATGAAGAGCAGAAAACCAGCAGTGTCAGGGTGAAAAGCCGCATGAGTGTGTCCTCCATTCCGGGTGCAAGCCGTGAGCACATTCCAGTAGAGCCGAAGTCTCATGAACCTGTCATTGAGTGCAAATGACGATGCGTTCATGAAGACAATCATGGTTGATTCCAGAGCTCCGAAGGGTATGATACCCAACGAATAACGGCGTCAAGGGCGCGCCAGGCAAAACGAATGAAGCCGGAGACCAGACAGCCACAGCCTCGAACGCGAAAGACGAATGCTCCGTCGCCTAATGCCGTGACCACGGAAAAGACCAAAGCCCAAAGTCGGAAACGGCCAATCATAAAGAGAAGGCCAAGACTTCCTTTTAACTGAAAAGCATGCAGCCTGCAACAGGACATGCCTTAAGAGAGAGACCTTATGCGAACGATTTCTTACGCCCTGAAGATTGCATCACTGTTGACGGTCATTGCGTCCGCCCTTTATGTAGCGCCTTCGATGGCCTTTGGACAGACCGATGAGATTCAGGTCTACGATGCGGAGATTGTCGATCCGGGTGTGTTCAATCTGATGATACACACCAATTTTACGCCGATCGGACGGAAGACAGCGGACTTCCCTGGAGGCATCATCCCCGACAAATCGGTCAACGGCACGGCCGAATGGGCCTACGGCGTAAACGACTGGTTCGAGCAAGGGCTGTATATGCCGGTGTGGAGTCCTTACTCCCAGGGCCGCGGTGGAGCAATTAACGGCTTCAAGCTGCGGGAACTGTTCGTACGGCCCCACGCCAACAAACACACGTTCTTTTATGGCGTCAATTTCGAGTTCAGCGTCAATTACAAATACTGGGAGTCCCGGACCATCACCTCCGAGATCAGGCCGATCGTGGGTGTGCATCACCGTGGTGTGGACTTCATCTTCAATCCGATTGTGGATACCGACTACACCGGCGGCCCGCGCAATCTCGAATTCGTCCCGGCAACGCGGCTTGCATATAACTTCAACGACAGGTGGGCTCTCGCCCTTGAGGAATATGCCGATCTTGGCCCTCTCCATCATTTCGACACACCGCATAATCAGTTTCACGAGATCTGGGCCACCGTTAATCACGACACGAAGACCGTGAATATTGAAACCGGAGTCGGGATTGGTGTGACGTCCGGGGCCGACAAGTTGACATTGAAACTGATGTTGTCGCGCGATCTGAACCCTCGGCCCGAGAACTGAACTCAGGCAAGAGGCGGAAGGCCGCAACTGTTGAATTTGTTGCAGCCTTCCGGCTACCAGCTGAGGAATGCTATTTACCTACAACCAGGATCGAAAAGGAATCGGGAACCATCGCGCCCCTGCCACCGCGGCCGCCACGGCCGCCACGGCCGCCACGGCCCGGCGGCGGTGCTGCGCCGGCTGCAGGAGCCGCGGGAGCCTCATATTCAGCCGCAATGATATAGATCTGGTTCGTCTTGGTGTCGAGTGTCAGCGTTTTCCCGCCGGCCTTTGTCTGGACCGTCTGTTCGAGAGTGAAACTCGTGGGACTGTTTTCCTTCACGACCGTGAGCGTGCCGTCGCCGCCGTTGGAGCTGAACGCTTCCATCGTATTTGGGTTGAACGCGGCGCCGTCGGTGCCGGGACCGATGGGGATGGTGGTGAGAATCTTTCCATCTTTCGCACTCAGAATCACCATGTTTGCAGGATTTCTGCAGGTGGCGAACAGAATCTGATTCTTCGTATCGAGGGCCAGGCCCGCACATGTACCACCGCTGCCCGCGATATCATACTTTCGTGTGACCATCATCGTTTTGGCGTCGACCACGCCGATCATGTTCTTGTCCTCGAGATCGACATAAACAGTGCCCTTGCCGTCGCTGGCGGCCTGTTCGGGTTGTCCGCCCAGGTCGATCGTTCCGGCCACGCTGCCGTCACTCGCGTTAATAAGCGTGACATGGGGCGCAAGGTGGCTGAGATCCCACACCCGCGCATTGAAAGGATCGAAAAGCATGCCATCGGGCGAGCCCATCACATCGATCATCTTCAGGACGGCAAGCGTCTTCGAATCGAACATGGTGATCGGTTTGCTGCTGGCAAAGCCATGTCCGGACTTCGGATCGACGACCGCTCCATGAGCGCTGACCATCGGAATCTCGCCGGCCGGTTCGAGAGTGTCGAGATTGAACACGGTCAAGCGTGCCGTGCCTTGTCCGCTGCGAGCAACATAAAGCCGGCGTCCGGCGGTATCGGCATTGACGTAATCGAATCCGCCTACGCCCCCGACTTTGGCCGTCTTGAGAACTCTGTACGGCCCCGAACCTGGCGTCTGCGCCAGCGCAATAACAGCCAGCATCACGACCGCGACGACCGGAACGACTGCAACTCTTCGCATAAAACTCCCCCTTGATTTGGATTGTGCTGCTCATAATGTATGTCGGATTCCCGGGCGCGCCTCAGGCATCAGCGCTCGATTCAGGGCGCGGGGATCGCAGGCTTGAGCGTTACGACAGGTGCGGGCAGCCTCGATCCGGCGGGGCCGATAAATTCTTCTTTGGTTCCATCGTCGTAGTATTGGATAAATTTCCAGGTCAGGTTTGACCCCTGTTTCGGATTAATGGCCAGCATTCCGAACTCGACGAATTCGTAGGGCTGAATCTTTCCGGTCCAAGTGGCGCCGACGATCTTTCCTTTGTCGTCCTTTTTAAAATCTATCTTCCATCCCGGTTTGAACTCGAAGTCGTAAACTTGCAGTTCTGCTGGAAACTCTCCTTCGATCTTGCTCGAGCCTACCTGTTTCTCGTTGGGGACCCGCATCGTATATTTTTCTCTGGCTCCGAGCGCCGACTCGGTTGGAGCGATTCGGATGTGCGCCAGCACCACTTGTGTGCACATCAATGAAATCGCCAGCGTGTACCACAAACGTTTCATGAGAATCTCCTCTATGGTTGTCAGACTTAACTGTGCATTGTCGCTCTTCTTTGATGCATGTCAATGATTGCCGTGCTTTATGAACAAAAAGTAATTCATGGT
Encoded proteins:
- a CDS encoding MFS transporter, whose protein sequence is MDAEQGLTAQPIRHGRDVRLLFATRILRLFAYGFLSVVLMLYLAEVGLNENRIGLLLTLTLAGDTVISLAITTTADRTGRKTMLILGGVLMVFAGILFASTTNFVLLLTAATIGVISPSGNEVGPFLSIEQAALSQIVSAERRIQVFAWYNLTGSFATAAGALTGGVLAQTLRSAGMSSLESYRVIVMMYAGIGAVLSVMFACLSRAAELTPAETKSASEARAQRRGQRVFGAFGLHRSGHVVFKLAALFSLDAFAGGFILQSIVAYWFHVRFGVQPAALGGIFFFGNVFAGISALTATRLAKRIGLINTMVFTHIPSNVVLILVPLMPTLPLAIAMLLLRFSISQMDVPTRQSYTMAVVDPDERSAAGGVTAVARSAGSSIAPAIAGRLLSASMFNAPFYVCGGLKIVYDLLLYRSFRSVGTRDFRQ
- a CDS encoding Rieske 2Fe-2S domain-containing protein — translated: MQESNNNCSGGSNRREFLRAGGCLVTAVAALGLPSSLAALPVAETKGAGPANEKRFPLPASDSVNIDRQTQVILIRFQNSVYAFALACPHEHAAVKWLAKDKRFQCSKHDSQYQPNGTYTAGRATRNLDRFAIRKEDASIVIDLHRWFESDKDPAGWASAVVQV
- a CDS encoding DUF1775 domain-containing protein, which produces MKRLWYTLAISLMCTQVVLAHIRIAPTESALGAREKYTMRVPNEKQVGSSKIEGEFPAELQVYDFEFKPGWKIDFKKDDKGKIVGATWTGKIQPYEFVEFGMLAINPKQGSNLTWKFIQYYDDGTKEEFIGPAGSRLPAPVVTLKPAIPAP